AAAAAGGATCTTCATAAACTGGAATATGAAGTTACCCAAAACGAAGATTCTATATCTCCTTTCTTACGCGAAACGTTGCGTAGCAAAAGAGATAAATGGAGATTAGAAATTGCAGAGTTAGAAGAGGAGATAAAAGTTAAGAAATAACCTCCCCATTAACTTCTACTAAATCTTATTTTTAGCGTATAACTTAAGCTTTTCTTCATCACCTGGTAGTTTAACAATTTTTTCAAATGTCATGCCGATCTTTTCTAGGAGCTTTGATGAGGCATGGTTATCTGTAGATGTGATGGCCACAATCCTTTTAAGTTCTAATTGCTTAATTCCATATTCGAGTGTAGCTGAGGCTGCCTCGTAAGCATAGCCTTTTGCTTGATACTCAGACAGAAATCCAAATCCAATATCTGTGTCTTCAAGTCCATCTCTTTTAATTAATCCACAAAGGCCTAGCGGGATACGGTCCTCTTTTAGTTCTGTTAAATAGAGACAATAACCATATTTTGAATACATTTGAAGTGGTCCGGACACAATATAATTTTCAGCATCTTCTATCGTTCGAACACCTTTATCTCCAATGAATTTTATCCAAGTAGAATCATTCAATAGATTGAGGATAAAAGCAGCATCGTCTTTTGTTACCAATCGCAGTATTAAATTTTCTGTCTCGATAATTTTCATGGATAGACACCTCATTAATAATTTGTATTAGTAAGCTTATACTCTGAAAGAACACTAAGCAACAACAAGTGGTTTTATAATTCCTTAAAAAAATAATGTTGGAAACCTTTCGAGGTTTCCTTTCGTTTTTTATAGTAAGATCGAATTAAAATGTCCGAATGAGTGGCTGAAATGTCGAGATTATTCTGGGAAATGTCGAGATTATTCTGGGAAATGTCGAGATTATTCTGGGAAATGTCGAGATTATTCTGGGAAATGTCGAGATTACGCAGATAACCGTCCTGATCATCCTCTCAAATGGCGGTCACCCAACTTTCTGACACTTCTTTCTCAATAAAAAACAGGACTGACATATGTCAGTCCTGCATCATCCACCACTTATTCACTTAGTTTGCGCCATTTTCCAACGGCTTTATATAGCACGGGGACAAATATCAATGTTAGTAGGGTGGATGTGGTGAGTCCACCGATGACTGTGAT
This Pseudalkalibacillus berkeleyi DNA region includes the following protein-coding sequences:
- a CDS encoding GNAT family N-acetyltransferase — protein: MKIIETENLILRLVTKDDAAFILNLLNDSTWIKFIGDKGVRTIEDAENYIVSGPLQMYSKYGYCLYLTELKEDRIPLGLCGLIKRDGLEDTDIGFGFLSEYQAKGYAYEAASATLEYGIKQLELKRIVAITSTDNHASSKLLEKIGMTFEKIVKLPGDEEKLKLYAKNKI